The Tachysurus fulvidraco isolate hzauxx_2018 chromosome 4, HZAU_PFXX_2.0, whole genome shotgun sequence DNA window tggctacctgttaaatttagaattgattacaaactgctgctacttacatacaagctCCCATGTATCGAACTAGTCTTCTAGCACGTTACGATCCTTCACGCTCTccgagatcacaaaactcaggacttctggtagttccaagaatatcaaagtctactaaaggcggtagagcgtttttatatttagctcccaaacgcTGGAATAATCTTCTTGATAGttatcagacacactttcccatttttgtataaaatacttaaaatataaaatcttttctgataatgttgcagactttctgtacacagcacaatgttcttttctcacacacactcacatactctctctctctctcctacacacacacagataccttGACCTTAGCATAACCTCCTCTCCCTGGCACATTTGCTCTGCTACAATACGCCTTGTATGAAAAACATGATACAGCAATTGGGAGGTTTCCCGCTTTGTGATAACGGTCAAGCCTGCTTTTGCAGAAACTAGCATTAagctccacaaacacacattatgtcctttctcttttttgtactattatatattcatgtttgacaataaaaaagtttaataaagttaataaagtcAATTAATAAAGTTTGgacttctctttgaaagactgatGGGCgtgtttcattgagacttcCCCGAGTACTCGCCGGAGAACCAGAAACCAAGCAGAGGGCGAGTGGCTAACTTCAGGAATCCTGTCCAGGCGGCAGATGATAGAGAAATAATTCCTTacagtattatattaatctttatattattctttatattaacctttgttctatgtttatgttctgtaaagctgctttgagacaatgtcaattgtaaaaagcgctatacacataaaattaaattgaattgaattgtaatCAGTCCTCTTTGATAGATATCTTCAATATCCCACCACCCAAATGGCAGGACTGATTAGTCGTTGCATTGGTGTCAAGCAACATTTTAAGCAAGCCaacattttacagtaaaatggCCACACCAAatagatttgtttgtttattttccacaaaAGATTTGTACAGATTCCAACAAATAGTTCAGTGTTAAGATTGAAGCACAACGAAGCTTAATCATTTGACCAAGACACCCAAAACAGTGTGATGGAGCAATAGATACAAACTGAGTGTAATGTCACATGAAATTCAGGATCTTCCTAAAATCATCTCACTGGCTTTATAAGTGGCTATAGCAGTTTCAGGAGCAGCTTTTCCTTTAAGAGAATTAAAACTGTTCATTCAGAGGTCCCAGACATCCTCTTTACTCAGAGCATAACCTCATCATTCAAGGCCACCTGCAATTACACAATTAAATCaggaagaagaaacaaaaacaaaaaaaaaatacccccaCATTATCAAATGGTCAACATAAAgttcagtttaaaaataaaaacattccattcagtctctgtctctcccacaGGTTCTGTCCACCTCCTGAATCGTTCTTTAACTCCCTCTCAAATGGAAACTTCAATCTTCCCCAGGTGGCTAAATTACTTAATTAGTTTTGAAAGCACTATACTTGTATACtgtactaaaataaaacaataggAAGGGTTGATTTTTGTAAAACAGAGACACAGCGCTACAGAAATTCTCCTTTAGCTCCTCGAGTCAGTTTGTGCACTCCACTCGTCTTTAACTCCAAACAAGGCGTCTGCAGTGATTCACCGCCTAAAACACAGTGAGAACCAGTTTCATTTTCTGATACGTGTTTGTTTACACTCACTATTCACTTTAACAGTAACACCTGCACATTTATGCAACTACCCAAACAGCCAATCATTTAGCAGTAGCACAATgcttataaaatattcatttaaggCATGAATATATTCCGGTCAAAAGCTTTAGTTAATGCTCACAgcaagatgcttttctgctatTATGGTTGTAAAGAATATGGACTAGAGTATGATTCATGATTATATCCTTTTCTGATTGGCCAACAGCATACATGAGGAGGTGtataggtgttcctattaaagttaATAGCCATTGTACATTTTACATCTAAaagttattacattttacaaagcTGAATTTGACGTTGAAAAGCCTACATTATTATTCAGAGTGATGAATGTGTACCCAAAGAGAGTATTGTATCAGACCATACGCTATTCAAACAGTCAAGCAGAGTAAAGAGTGCATGTAGGATACTCACGTTACAGCGGATGGCAGTATCCATGTTCTTGCACCAGTAGGCTGGGCCCCAGCTGCACTGCTCAAGACCCGACAGCATCCGTCGCACCCCAGGACATGCACCCAGCTTCTACATTGTTACAACACACAAAACGCACTCAGAACAAGAGAAACAAAACCGTTCTGCTGCCATGAAGTAATGAAACAACAAGAGTCCTTTAAgataaaacctttaaaactaaaactcTGCAAACCTGTACAGAATGCATGAGCGACAATGAGCTTTACCGTGCAGATGAATTCAGGGTCAAGGGCCTGCTGCAGCAGCTGGATGAGGAGATCCTCATAATGCTCAATTAATtgttcacactgcacacacaaagagaccCTCAGTCATTTAATGCAACTCAGATGGTACTTGTTAAAGTTATCATATTGTACATCATTGCACCTTATCAGACTACATCATAAAGATTAAATAGAAAGTTGTTTAAAACTACCCAAGATTTGCTTTAACACTTTTAGTGCTTGTGCaacgtgtgtgtgggtgtgtttgtgtgtgtgattatactcATGATCATCTCTCTATACTCATTTATGAGAATTCTACCAAAAACGGTGTCATTTATCCAATTTGAAGAAACATCTATTTTTGTCCTGGTGACAGGTCATGTGCCACAGATGCATAACACACCTGAGCGCTATATTCAACAGGCATGATGCTGCAGATGATCCTCAAATTCTGCTCTAGCTTGCCACCTGCATATAGTATGAATACCTTGCATAGTCCACACAATCCAGCTGCCTCGTTCTCAGCCTTTACCATCTCTGCTAAAAGAGAACACATACAGAACAAGCTAAAAAGGAAACTAAAATGTATTGTGTTGCAGAAGGTCTAGCTGGAATAACAAGGGCAGGAGGAAAAAGAAGCTTTTTGCACATTTAGGTAGAAACTCACGGACAAAGGTGCGACTCGCGTCCCTGCACATGCCCAGAAGGCTGCACATGGTCTTGGGATCAGCTTCCTGGATCAGTAGCTCAATGATCGTCTGGCCATAAGTATCaatcaggtccttacactgtgCAGAAAGGGTAGAGGGCAGGATGCTGCACACTTTCTCCAGAGCTTGCACCACTTCATCCTGGAATTGAACTAGAATCGAATTAACTTATAGTGGAAGGATAGCAAATTAATCCTGAAAAGCAATCAAAAGCAACTTTAAGCCAAATAAGACAATTTCTACTTCATCCTACGCTGTTTAACTCATGTGAAGAGGCCTGACAGCGTTTCATTACTGAGCAGAAGTTCATACCACAGTGGTCTGGTCCTGGATTAAGCTTTCAACCTCCTTCATCACAAAATACCGACATTATACtgaatattcatattaatgtgGTGGAATCAAACACCACTCTCAATTCTCAAGCAAaacttcctgtttgtgtgtttgtcagatctaacacagataaacagaagaTTAAAACACGCAGCAAAAACTTTGCTGTATGTCAGCTCAGTATTTCAGCCTGTAGTCATACTGTAACAGTGAACACAAATGAATCTGAACTGATCCCAAGCCGGCTCACTAACCTGCACACTAAATATAgctgaatgagagagaaagaaggcaaATGAAAGggggaataaaataaagagaaaagtgGTTAGAAAACGTGAACATGACCAACAGACAAGCCGAGTGGCTGTCAGACTGGACATGGGCTCATCAGTGGTGTGCCAGTCTGGCTGTGTACAGCCTGAACTCTATATTTTAGACCTTTAACACAAGAGTCAGGATAATCTACATTTTTTATTGGATtgcttcattttgtttaaagGTAAAATGGGGATATACTGACCATGGACATGAGCTGCTGGAAGATTAGAGGTGCGTACTGGCTGACGTACTGCGTACACTGTGGAAAAAGATACACAAGATGGTTGGAGGGAATTAATCATTTTCGAGTCGAGTCTGTAACACTTTCTACAAAGCAGAAGACGAGGCTCAAAAAGCATGACTGGTTCTAGAAACTAGAATTAAATCGAGGCTCTTACAATATCAGCAATACCAGGACCCAGCAGGTCACACTGGCTCTCAATCTGTGCAATCATGGCGTCGATGAAGGTGGTGTTTTTCTTGGCTGCCGTTTGAGTGTCAGTGATGAACTTTACGCAGTCGTCGCACACTTCGTTACCCTCCTGTAGAAAACACACCGATTAGCTGTAATGAACCGTACGACACAGAAAGCCCACAGACTACAGGCTGAAGAGAGTAAACACACCTTGGCGGTGGTCTCCTTCTCCTTATTGGCATTCTCCTTGGGGTAAAGGAGCTGAGGGATGTTGAGGAGTAAAGGATTGATCCTCTGGGTCAGATCCAACTCAGGAATCTCATTTGACATGAGCTGGGCTTTGGCAAAAACCTCCTCCTGGGTTACACATAGGCCAAGAGCGCTACAGATCACATCTGGGTCGTCCTGAAAAGAGACAACAGAACAGGATAGaaatttttaaatcattcattgCACACGAAACAGGAAGGTGCAAAGTGGCTCATAAAGGATGAATAAAAAAGAGCTATTTGTTCCTCTGTTCATTACAAGCCATCAATTGTGCAAAACTAAAAGAAGCCcaggataaacacacacagagataggaAGCTCTCTGTAATCACtgggttttaataaacattaatagcAACGCGGTCATAGTCTGGCAGAATAGCAAAAGTAAGTATTGGTGCTAGACCACAAACTAACCCATGCTGAAGGAGTTGGAGTCATTTAGTCTAACTTACCAGCTCTCCTTTAATAATATCAATGAGGACAGGGAAGTAATTGTCCACAATTTCCTTGCATTGACTAGCCAGGCCTTCATCAGGAACCAACTGGCACGTCTTCTCAAGGTAGCTCAGGACCTCAGACTACAGACAGATGCACAAAGagaacaggaaaaaagaaacaagagtgTGAAGGCTGCCCATTTTCACCATGTTCGTTCATGACACATTGTGTACAATTTCTTGCAGTTAAATGCTGCTCTTGCTTTTCCATCAAAAACAATGTACACttatttcacttattttatttaataatcagaTTATTATCAGAAACAGATTAAATATTCAGTCTATtcaatttgatttcatttgtatttgatCATCCTGTTTCACTCAAACATACATGTTGGATAATTACATTTATGTCATCTCTCCATCAACACACAAAATCCTCACCTCTGTTGAATTGTCTTTCACCAGTTTGTCCACCACAGCCACCAACTCTTTGCACAAGTCACATGGCACAGatttcttaaaaagaaaaagaaaattcaggACTGAACAAAAACAAGCAGGTGGTCGTGGGGTGGGGGGTCTGGGGTGGGTGAATAGACACAAAACTGACCACATGAGACTGGTTCCAGACATTTTGTTGGCAGTGGGAGACGGCACCACAAAGCGAAGCAGTCTTGGCATTTTGGCACCAGTACGGGGGTCCACGAGCACACTGCTCCGTTCCCAGTAGAGGGCTGGCCACAGCTGGAACAGTAACATCAGTTTCATTATTATCTTTCACAGGGCAAACAGTTACTGTCATCACGATCCAAACAAACAGTTTCAGGTACTTATgcttccttttattttcttgtctCAGCATGTCTGAACCTCTaaacaatcacaatcacaaaaacattttccagATAAACGTTTCCAAGCAAAACGTTTCAGAAGCATGAATCTGATAATATTAAACGTATTACCCGTGGAGACCAGAAGAAAGTGGAGAAGCATCATAAATTCACTGCCGTGTTTGTGTCGTTCTCTGTCACTGCTGCAATGTGGTACACTGACACCCCTCTTACAGTAATCTTCTCATAATCACATCCCTTTTCCTGTTATTGTCATTTTTCCATTCCACCTTCACATTTTTTGTATAACGCCTCCCTGTTCTTCCATTATCTCATATATTTTGCAAcctctttttcattttcactccAAACAAACCCTAAATTTCTGCTTTACTCATCTGAACTCTGATCTTTACCTCTGGATCCTTTAATAGTTTACCTTCAAGCCGTCTTTACACACAGTAAAGTCATGGAACAGTGTTAAAATACATGTTAGAGATGTGCTTATTAGATGcttcgattaaaaaaaaaaaaaaaaaaaaaagataaattataAAAAGGAAACAGAGAGACGTAAGTGGTTATATTGTTATGGCTACTGTATGTGCTGGACCCAGTGTAAATGGTACAGAGTTTGtttatacaaaaaagaaaatgacattcATGTTTATTTGGGTTTGTGGGCAATTTCTGATTATTAGAGAAATGTATTGTGTTCGTTGTCTTTGGTCCCTCTAAAATAGCCAGGCCAGGTTTGATCGGACATCtaaaagtgtataaaagtaTGAAAGTGCTGAGCAAAACAAAAGTTCAACAATTATAAAGTTTCAGAAACGTTGGCACCACATTACAGAGAAGgggaattaaatataaaataattcattcaaaTAAGTGTTCAAGACATCAacagttttttaattaaacacagttCATAGGCAGCAATTCACATGAAATGTTGTCCTGGCATTGATATTAACTCAAGAAATCTACACAGATAAAGAAATCAATCTTATAATCCATGAAAAGTTATATTTAGTTTGAAATGGAATGACACAGGCGTAAAGTATTGAACACACTAAGAAAAAGCAGAGCAGGAGATGATTTCAGTAAGCAGTTCTACCTCCTGTCAGCCGAGTTAGTGCATCTCCCAAGACCTTCACTAAGAGATTATTGTGCAACATAATAAACACAGGTGACAGACGAGATATTATTTCATGTAAGGACCATTAGTAAGTGGAAAAAACATTACGCCACCATTCACCGGCCGAGCACATGAGCTCTTCGCAAGTTTTCTGACCAGAGAGTCAGAAGATTTGTCAGAAACCTAGCTCAAGGGCCAAGAACAGGTGAAGTAGTCACCAAGAAACCAACAAAAGATGCAGTCCACCACTACAGCCTCCATTCTCCCAATAACTCACAGACTTTCCCAAATGTTTAAACAAGCTTCAACATGCCTTTTCTTCCATAATGGAGCTTTTTGGTATGAAAAATTTCATATGAATTGCTGCACAGGAactgtgaatatttatttaccCCACGGTAAAAAAAGGTGAATAGCTAATGGTTTGATAtgaaacagagaacaaaaatacAGTAAGTTTTGTAAATTTCGTAAAGCAAAGATGCtttgaaaataatcaataaagaattaaaataaagagtGTTTTGTAACTAGGGCCATGACATAACATTTAGAAGGACATGTGTCTACTTAAAGTGAATGGTCCACAGCACACTAGGGAGTATAAGACACATTGCAATAAGACTTACCAGATCAGTCATATGTCTCTCTTTAAAATGTACCAGTAGAAAAAATctaagaaaggaaaaaaaatggacatgCACAGGACTCTCACAGGATATTTAAGTcggttgaataaataaaatattacttttgtgtgtaaatgataAATACACTCGCTGCCCAGCTGCTCAATTCTAcggttatctaatcagccaaatAATGCAGGTCCAtatcaagagcttcaggtaatgttcaaaccaaacatcagaataaagaaaaggtGTGAAATCTGTGGTCAGTTTGTGTGAGAGCTCAACAGCAGCCTTTCTAAAACAATATGTCTCAATGATTAAAACAATAACGTGATATCACCAAATTCTCATCCAACAAATATCTCCATAAACTAGCTTGTTTTTACTGATCACATACAAACCAAGTAGCCCTGTAAGATGGATCTTAGGTGAAGCCTAAAGTGGTAAAGAGCCTGTACGATGGTTGGTTCTCCAACTTAATGAAGCAGTAGACCGGGTAGCCATCTGAATGTAGTTTCTTGGCCAATATGGTGACCAGAGCTTTGGCGTagcctttctgtctgtgctcCGGCAGCGTGTACATTACTCCCATCTCACAGGAAGGGTAAGTCAAGACCCACGACACCGGCCGACCCTCTGAATCCAGCACGCAACACGAAGGGAAGTTCCTGATCATGTTCCTGATCAGGGGCTCAGTGCGTTCACCCGTGCCCACCTCCCATTTGCTGTTAATCAAGGCAGCGTGAGACTCCTTAACTGATGACACTTGAAAGGATAACCTATAGAGGATGAAGGAGAGTTTGGTTCTTCTCACAACTTCTCCACTTGGTCAGAAAATGGTGATTAATTTGATACAACAACTGGCTCAGATAATAATACTGGCTGGAAGTATCTCAAGATGCTGGTTCAAAGAGGTAACTTTTTACAGAGCAAGAGCAAATTCCAAGGGGATTTCATGGTGGACATTGACATGATCCAAGTCTCAGAATCAAAATATTCTGACTGTACAATAATGGCATAATGGGACAAAGAAAGTACACCCTGcttcatttaaaacacaaacgGAAGTGACAACAACAAAATGACCTAAATGATTTCATCAATCTGGGTTAAGTTATAAGGCCATCACTTTCTTTTCCCATAAACATGTGGCCCACATTAAATAATCTACACATAAGAGACAAAAGGGAGAACACTTTGGGAGAGCAAGGAAGTCAAAAtaattccagatttttttttattccagttaCAGTGACAGTAAACCATTTACCTCTCCAAATATCAGCCTTTTGTAGAGCCaacaatcatttacatttacagcatttagcagacgcccttatccagagcgacttacattttaccatattttcatacaactgagcaattgagggttaagggccttgctcaggggcccagtgtTAACATTGACAAAACCTTGACAAAACCAAAGAGGTgcttgttgacttcaggagagctcAGAGCGACCGTTCTCTGCTGTACATCTACAGATCCTCTgtggagatcatcaagagcaccaaattccaTGGTGTTCACCTGctgagaacctcacctggtcccTCAACAGACACCATCTACCACACCCTTACCTTACCATGTTCTATAGGGAGACCATGAAGATCATCccgagcagctgcatcactgccttGTTTGGGAATTGCAGCGTTTCCGACCACAAGAACCTGCAGCGGATAGCGAGGACAGCTAAATTAGATAATGGTCTCTATTTACTCTGTATTTAATTTCTAAAACCTTGATATGAGCTGAGGAAAGATGGACCCACTATCCTATCAACTTTTCAGTTTCTACAACATATACATCATACCCCTTGTTTCATTGTTTAATCTTCCACAATTGTGGTATTTGCATGTAAACCATCTGTTTCTTATGTCTTGAATATTTtaaatcttctctctctttaaaggtggggtctctgttgtttgaaagccaatgttgacataaaatcaccaaaacaaacacacccctaacccaaattggtcccacccctgtatcgatagctccacccacacatacatacgtaacccaggcgactaatggaaagaaacgtgtctttatcatagctgaagggaagaacgatacgattgtagataaacaaacaagcaaaaattacacacaagaataatcatgcaaaggacaaaggcatatattagttctgtgtaacaaagcaaaaccaacgttactcacctatcgagaaggaaaaaagcgcctcggcgtcttaagtaaagtcggccacatattcacaggttggagtttccccgagtcaataactcctgagctaaacgccgttactacacaaaacacggttgtagctgcctctctacattactatgatagaaaagaggtgttatttgtgtagtaacagcgtttagctcaggagttattgactcgggaaactccaatctgtgaatacgtggcttcccgctccttcagttctctccagtgctggaaagctgatcctatattaacacctcctacttcttgccttatcgtaaacctttcttctctttctttgtttttatcctccatgtcaatgtcaAAACCGCTTTCTGCGGTTTTGACAttgcacacatcacacacattgcACAATTGcacaatgtcacacatgcacactgaacactctctctgcccatattgacaagccccgcccctttctgttcATTGGCTACGTGTTCGTTTTGATTTTTCTtaattcggcccgactcagttttctgaagcattcctcaaaaatcggagaccctgcctttaagtttCCTTTAAAGTCACATCTATAAACTAATGGCGCCATCTGGTGGTCTCTAGCTGAACTCGATCTAAACTAAATTCTCCGTAAAACCCAAAATTTCTAGTTTAGTAAGGGAAAAGTATTTGTACTCGAGCAGCCATGTTAATGTGACATtctgggatttattttttttggaaaaaaattcaCCTCACTCACCAATAATCTCTCATTTGACATGGAGGTGTTACTTTCGGTCATCAGTCCTCTTTAATAGATATATTCAAATCCAATTTACCCAAAGTttcattttacagtaaaatggCCACACCAAatagatttgtttgtttattttccacaaaAGATTTGTACAGATTCCAACAAATAGTTCAGTGTTAAGATTGAAGCACAACGAAGCTTAATCATTTGACCAAGACACCCAAAACAGTGTGAGGGAGCAATAGGACACAAACTGAGTGTAATGTCACATGAAATTCAGGATTTTCAGACTGATATGAACATGTATGCCATTGTAACACGctgcaaaaacacaaacttCCATTAGGATCAAACATTTTAAtcagtaaaaacaaatgtttaaaatcatCTCACTGGCTTTATAAGTGGCTATAGCAGTTTCAGGAGCAGGTTTTCCTTTAAGAGAATTAAAACTGTTCATTCAGAGGTCCCAGACATCCTCTTTGCTCAGAGCATAACCTTGTCTTTCAAGGCCACCTGCAATTACACAATTAAATCaaagaagaacaaacaaaaaacccacattATCAAAAAGTCAACATAAAgttcagtttaaaaataaagacatccAATTCAGTCTCAGTCTCTCCCACAGGTTCCCTCTCAAATGGAAACTTCAATCTTCCCCAGGTGGCTAAATTGCTTAATTAGTTTTGAAAGCACTATTttaaatttctaaaataaaacaataggAAGGGTTGATTTTTGTAAAACAGAGACACAGCGCTACAGAAATTCTCCTTTAGCTCCTCGAGTCAGTTTGTGCACTCCACTCGTCTTTAACTCCAAACAAGGCGTCTGCAGTGATTCACCGCCTAAAACACAGTGAGAACCAGTTTCATTTTCTGATACGTGTTTGTTTACACTCACTATTCACTTTAACAGTAACACCAgtacacctgcacatttatgCAACTACCCAAACAGCCAATCATTTAGCAGTAGCACAATGCTTATAAAATATTCAAtccaagagcttcagttaatgttcactgtgagatgcttttctgctcattatGGTTGTAAAGAATTTGGACTAGAGTATGATTCATGATTATATCCTTTTCTGATTGGCCAACAGCATACATGAGGTGTACAGGTTTTCTTATCTATTCATCTAAAAGTATACTTTATACAAGTTTACTTGTATACTCACATTACAGCGGGTGGCAGTATCCATGTTCTTGCACCAGTAGGATGGGCCCCAGCTGCACTGCTCAAGACCCAACAGCATCCGTAGCACCCCAGGACATGCACCCAGCTTCTACATCGTTACAacagacaaaacacactcaGAACAAGAGAAACAAAACCGTTCTGCTGCCATGAAGTAATGAAACTAAGAGTCCTTCAAgataaaacctttaaaactCTGCAACCTTAAACCTGTACAGAATGTATGAGCAAAAGGGAACCTTACCATGCAGACAAATTCAGGGTCAAGGGCCTGAAGCATCAGCTGGACAATGAGAGGCTCGTACTGCTCAATGAGCTGGTCACACTGCACAAACAAAGAGATGCCCAGGTCATTTAATGCAACTCAGAGCCTAAAGATGGTTCTTGTTAAAGTTATCATATTGTACACCATTGAACCTCAGACTAGAGAAAGTTGTTTAAAACTACCACGATTagctttaataatgctctcatcCTAGGAATTTTACTGCTTGTGCAacacaacatgtgtgtgtgtgtgtgttattacagtcaTGATCATCCATCTACACTCTGAGAAATCCACCAAAAACATTCCTTTATCCAAtgcaagaaatgtttttgtCCTGTTGACCGGTCATGTGCCACAGACACATAACACACCTGCGTTTTATATTCCTCAGGCAAGAAGTTGCAGACTTTCTTCACGGCCTCCTCGATCTGAGCCTCTGTGGCGTTCTGCTCTAGGATGCCATCTACATATCGCACGGCCATCTTGCACACATCACAGAATCCACCAGCCTCAAACTCAGCCTTTACCATCACCGCTAAAGGAGAA harbors:
- the LOC113655284 gene encoding prosaposin-like isoform X5; this encodes MMLLHFLLVSTAVASPLLGTEQCARGPPYWCQNAKTASLCGAVSHCQQNVWNQSHVKSVPCDLCKELVAVVDKLVKDNSTESEVLSYLEKTCQLVPDEGLASQCKEIVDNYFPVLIDIIKGELDDPDVICSALGLCVTQEEVFAKAQLMSNEIPELDLTQRINPLLLNIPQLLYPKENANKEKETTAKEGNEVCDDCVKFITDTQTAAKKNTTFIDAMIAQIESQCDLLGPGIADICTQYVSQYAPLIFQQLMSMDEVVQALEKVCSILPSTLSAQCKDLIDTYGQTIIELLIQEADPKTMCSLLGMCRDASRTFVPEMVKAENEAAGLCGLCKVFILYAGGKLEQNLRIICSIMPVEYSAQCEQLIEHYEDLLIQLLQQALDPEFICTKLGACPGVRRMLSGLEQCSWGPAYWCKNMDTAIRCNAVNHCRRLVWS
- the LOC113655284 gene encoding prosaposin-like isoform X6 is translated as MMLLHFLLVSTAVASPLLGTEQCARGPPYWCQNAKTASLCGAVSHCQQNVWNQSHVKSVPCDLCKELVAVVDKLVKDNSTESEVLSYLEKTCQLVPDEGLASQCKEIVDNYFPVLIDIIKGELDDPDVICSALGLCVTQEEVFAKAQLMSNEIPELDLTQRINPLLLNIPQLLYPKENANKEKETTAKEGNEVCDDCVKFITDTQTAAKKNTTFIDAMIAQIESQCDLLGPGIADICTQYVSQYAPLIFQQLMSMDEVVQALEKVCSILPSTLSAQCKDLIDTYGQTIIELLIQEADPKTMCSLLGMCRDASRTFVQMVKAENEAAGLCGLCKVFILYAGGKLEQNLRIICSIMPVEYSAQCEQLIEHYEDLLIQLLQQALDPEFICTKLGACPGVRRMLSGLEQCSWGPAYWCKNMDTAIRCNAVNHCRRLVWS